The Brachyspira hyodysenteriae ATCC 27164 genome includes a window with the following:
- the flgK gene encoding flagellar hook-associated protein FlgK → MSTSSFFGIELGKRSLQNFKTALEVTGHNINNVATKGYSRQRVVMRTFDKPLEQPSLNRAERAGQIGQGAEITTVERIRDQFIDSKIMMELGTDGYWKTKSDYLKQLEAIYNEPGNANLRNDLDAFWDSWQEMAANPAERGTRMVLVERADRINNSINQMFNQMNGMRNNLNNLVENKVKRINDISNSIRDLNVEIVKQQALGQSPNDLLDRRDLLVDELSSLANVDIKSVDPDETMIYIGGRALIQGNVVSELSVERNINNEGMYDIYWKKDHVQVQFEGGELKALMELRDVDTVDAINDLDTFAMNLADSVNEIHRSGFGLNQETGIDFFTVTKTTPSVIGNFDINNDGQEDSTIMFKVSGINSVDSTSSIGSSGTLVFGNKSREGADVAIDYTAQMKVGELIDKINSSEANVSAYLDDKNRLVLKARGFDDYMRPSYFIKHIEDSGDFLVGITGVLNQSGAAGAYNWQTIDQVNQLAGDFRNFTVTPDRHPASAIAVNDIIRNDINYIAASKGIDTTGNGFNDKWNGIGDGSNALAIANLKTKEIMVDSKSTFNDFYTGSLAKIASRTETANAETEKQTVVMEYLEKLRQSVSGVNLDEEVAQMAMYQHGYNASARVVSVMDQLLDVVINRMGV, encoded by the coding sequence ATGTCAACAAGCTCATTTTTCGGTATAGAATTAGGTAAAAGATCTCTCCAAAACTTCAAAACAGCTTTGGAAGTTACAGGTCATAATATAAATAATGTTGCAACTAAAGGATACAGCAGACAAAGAGTAGTAATGCGTACATTTGATAAGCCTTTAGAACAGCCTAGTTTGAATAGAGCTGAACGTGCCGGTCAAATAGGACAGGGTGCTGAAATAACTACAGTAGAAAGAATAAGAGATCAATTCATTGACTCTAAAATAATGATGGAGCTTGGTACTGACGGTTATTGGAAAACAAAATCAGACTATTTAAAGCAGTTGGAAGCTATATATAATGAACCTGGCAATGCTAATTTAAGAAATGACTTAGATGCTTTCTGGGATTCTTGGCAGGAAATGGCTGCTAATCCGGCTGAAAGAGGCACTAGAATGGTGCTTGTAGAGAGAGCCGACAGAATAAATAATTCTATTAATCAAATGTTTAATCAAATGAACGGTATGCGTAATAATTTGAATAACTTAGTTGAAAATAAGGTTAAGAGAATTAATGATATATCAAATTCTATAAGAGATTTAAACGTAGAAATAGTAAAACAGCAGGCATTAGGACAAAGCCCTAATGATTTATTAGATAGAAGAGATTTACTCGTTGATGAGCTTTCTTCTCTTGCTAATGTTGATATAAAATCTGTTGATCCTGATGAAACTATGATTTATATAGGCGGAAGAGCATTGATTCAAGGTAATGTTGTAAGTGAATTAAGTGTTGAAAGAAATATAAATAATGAAGGAATGTATGATATTTATTGGAAAAAAGATCATGTTCAGGTTCAGTTTGAAGGCGGAGAATTAAAGGCTTTAATGGAGCTTAGAGATGTTGATACTGTTGATGCTATAAATGATTTAGATACTTTTGCTATGAATTTGGCTGACAGTGTAAACGAAATACATAGAAGCGGTTTCGGACTTAATCAGGAAACAGGTATTGATTTCTTTACAGTTACAAAAACTACTCCTTCTGTAATAGGTAATTTTGATATTAATAATGACGGACAGGAAGATTCTACTATAATGTTTAAAGTAAGCGGTATTAATTCAGTAGATTCTACATCAAGCATAGGAAGCAGCGGAACTTTAGTATTCGGTAATAAATCCAGAGAAGGCGCTGATGTAGCTATAGATTATACTGCTCAAATGAAAGTAGGTGAGTTAATAGATAAAATCAATTCAAGCGAGGCTAATGTTTCAGCTTATTTAGATGATAAAAACAGACTTGTTCTTAAAGCAAGAGGTTTTGATGATTATATGAGGCCTTCATATTTCATTAAGCATATAGAAGATTCAGGAGATTTCCTTGTAGGAATTACAGGCGTATTGAATCAGTCTGGTGCAGCTGGTGCTTATAATTGGCAGACAATAGATCAAGTTAACCAATTAGCCGGTGATTTCAGAAACTTTACAGTTACACCTGACAGACATCCTGCTTCAGCAATTGCCGTTAATGATATCATTAGAAACGATATAAATTACATAGCAGCATCTAAAGGTATAGATACTACAGGAAACGGCTTTAATGATAAATGGAACGGAATAGGCGATGGTTCTAATGCATTGGCTATAGCTAATTTGAAAACTAAAGAGATAATGGTAGACAGCAAATCTACATTCAATGATTTCTATACAGGAAGTTTGGCAAAAATAGCATCAAGAACAGAAACTGCTAATGCTGAAACTGAAAAACAGACAGTTGTTATGGAATATCTTGAAAAATTAAGACAGTCAGTATCTGGTGTTAACTTGGATGAAGAAGTTGCTCAAATGGCTATGTATCAGCATGGTTATAATGCTTCCGCTAGGGTTGTAAGCGTTATGGATCAGCTTCTAGATGTTGTAATAAATAGAATGGGTGTGTAA
- a CDS encoding Rpn family recombination-promoting nuclease/putative transposase: MRNINRMNDYFIRYLLASEGNEDILENIVNSVLKDLGFEEVHNLHIINPHNLPENINLKESVLDVKAITKSNKKIIIEIQLSGNIDFLKRIYYYISRNIVSEVDEKEPYDIISEVISINFVNFNMDFNDEGKPHRCFKLIDIKNPNVVLDMVQMHILEVPRFKNILYVSSIEDIKRNEILSWIEFFTAKDLYEVKERLKEANCIMSKVINKYERFISNEDEMEVYNARDAFLYGQKVMLKREREEGIKEGIKKGMEEGVEKGKKSEQITIAKNLKNAGIDINIISENTGLSIEEIENL; encoded by the coding sequence ATGAGAAACATAAACAGAATGAATGATTATTTTATTAGATACCTGTTAGCATCTGAAGGAAATGAGGACATACTTGAAAATATAGTAAACTCTGTACTTAAAGATTTAGGATTTGAAGAAGTTCATAATTTGCATATCATTAATCCTCATAATCTTCCTGAAAATATTAATTTAAAAGAATCTGTACTTGATGTTAAAGCCATTACAAAAAGTAATAAAAAAATAATTATAGAAATACAATTATCAGGCAATATAGATTTTTTGAAGAGAATATATTATTATATATCTAGAAATATAGTAAGTGAAGTGGATGAAAAAGAACCATATGATATAATTAGTGAGGTTATAAGTATTAATTTCGTTAATTTCAATATGGATTTTAATGATGAAGGTAAGCCTCATAGATGTTTTAAATTAATAGATATAAAAAATCCTAATGTTGTTTTAGATATGGTACAGATGCATATATTGGAAGTTCCAAGATTTAAAAATATTTTATATGTTTCTAGTATTGAAGATATAAAGAGAAATGAAATATTATCTTGGATAGAGTTTTTTACAGCAAAAGATTTATATGAAGTAAAGGAAAGGTTAAAGGAGGCAAACTGCATAATGTCTAAAGTAATTAATAAATATGAACGTTTCATATCAAATGAAGATGAAATGGAAGTCTATAATGCCAGAGATGCTTTTTTATATGGTCAAAAGGTTATGCTTAAGAGAGAGCGGGAAGAAGGCATAAAAGAAGGTATAAAAAAAGGGATGGAAGAAGGTGTGGAGAAAGGTAAAAAATCTGAGCAGATTACTATAGCTAAAAATTTAAAAAATGCAGGTATAGACATAAATATAATAAGTGAAAATACTGGTCTTAGTATAGAAGAAATAGAGAATCTCTAA
- a CDS encoding methyl-accepting chemotaxis protein produces MNSFKSLSFKVPFIISIIIFATIFILGTLSVLSSTRAVKRATLNGFKSTVSGYASMIDMVLHEQLLAIDTYSKSSTVFNILYTNDVNVKQQSINRLKDFASVNRYALNMGLADVNGKVIVDSDNPSLEGTSISDSDPQLFTRLKANNYNGTYADVTTKDSQSILLCKGLFNSAGNLMGIVYINIDLGKVNKDFIDNINFDGDITIANDKGIIMLSSDHNRIGTSLPQVYEITKTTSEGVIESYVFGNNKNKRSAAYKNITIMPWSVIFANYNSQIYKDITGIIFRTSTIGPFFIILACFIVSLYIKTITKPLISLVLFAKEISQGNLVYEHQNINREDELGMLANSFFNMRDVLLDIIMKVRVSADEITNSARALSKDSEDLSRRTDTQASSLQETASSMEEMASTIISSTNKSVDGNKMMINSKASIEHAGSIILDTVQNIEEVNEASTKIKNITKIIEDIAFQTNILALNAAVEAARAGDQGKGFAVVASEVRNLAQTTQSSVKDITNLVDSAYEKITKATESARESQEIFKDIQDKIDVTSKLMDDISTTALEQQSGVQQVNKAITDMDAVTQQNAALVEHTSASSSSLLTQAEELVNAMSFFKV; encoded by the coding sequence ATGAATAGTTTCAAAAGCTTATCTTTTAAAGTTCCTTTTATTATAAGTATTATTATTTTTGCTACAATTTTTATATTAGGTACGCTTTCAGTATTATCATCTACAAGGGCTGTAAAAAGAGCAACTTTAAATGGTTTTAAATCTACAGTTTCAGGATATGCTTCTATGATAGATATGGTGCTGCATGAACAGCTGTTGGCTATTGATACATATTCTAAATCATCAACAGTATTTAATATTCTTTATACTAATGATGTAAATGTGAAACAGCAAAGTATAAATAGATTAAAAGATTTTGCTTCTGTAAATAGATATGCCCTTAATATGGGATTAGCAGATGTTAATGGAAAGGTAATAGTTGATAGTGATAATCCGTCTCTTGAAGGTACATCTATATCTGATTCTGACCCTCAATTATTTACAAGATTAAAAGCAAATAATTATAATGGTACTTATGCTGATGTTACTACAAAAGATTCTCAATCTATACTTCTTTGTAAAGGATTATTCAATTCTGCAGGAAACTTGATGGGTATTGTTTATATAAATATAGATTTAGGAAAAGTTAATAAAGATTTCATTGATAATATTAATTTTGACGGCGATATAACAATAGCAAATGATAAAGGTATTATCATGCTTTCGTCCGATCATAACAGAATCGGTACTTCATTACCTCAAGTTTATGAGATAACAAAGACTACATCAGAGGGTGTTATAGAATCTTATGTGTTTGGGAATAATAAAAATAAACGTTCTGCTGCTTATAAAAATATAACTATAATGCCTTGGTCTGTTATATTTGCAAATTATAATAGTCAAATTTATAAAGATATAACAGGTATAATTTTCAGAACATCTACAATAGGACCATTTTTTATAATATTAGCATGCTTTATAGTTTCTCTTTATATAAAGACTATAACCAAACCATTAATTTCGCTTGTATTATTTGCTAAAGAAATATCACAGGGTAATTTGGTTTATGAACATCAGAATATTAATAGAGAGGATGAATTAGGTATGCTTGCAAATTCTTTCTTTAATATGCGTGATGTACTTCTTGATATTATTATGAAAGTTAGAGTGTCTGCTGATGAAATAACTAATAGTGCTAGAGCTCTTTCAAAAGACAGTGAAGACTTATCAAGAAGAACAGATACTCAAGCATCTAGTTTGCAGGAAACAGCTTCATCAATGGAAGAGATGGCTTCAACTATTATATCATCTACAAATAAATCAGTAGACGGAAATAAAATGATGATTAACTCAAAAGCTTCTATTGAGCATGCAGGAAGTATAATTTTAGATACAGTTCAAAATATAGAAGAAGTTAATGAAGCTAGTACAAAAATAAAAAACATTACAAAAATAATAGAAGATATAGCATTCCAAACTAATATACTTGCTTTGAATGCTGCAGTAGAAGCGGCTCGTGCCGGAGATCAGGGAAAAGGTTTTGCTGTTGTAGCTAGTGAAGTTAGGAATTTGGCTCAGACTACTCAGTCATCAGTAAAAGATATCACTAACTTAGTTGATAGTGCATATGAAAAAATTACTAAAGCTACAGAATCAGCAAGAGAATCACAAGAGATATTTAAAGATATTCAAGATAAAATAGATGTAACTTCAAAACTTATGGACGATATAAGTACAACAGCATTAGAACAGCAATCCGGAGTTCAGCAGGTTAATAAAGCAATAACAGATATGGATGCAGTAACTCAGCAAAATGCCGCATTAGTAGAGCATACTTCTGCATCATCTAGTTCTTTGCTTACTCAGGCTGAAGAATTAGTTAATGCTATGAGCTTCTTTAAAGTATAA
- a CDS encoding methyl-accepting chemotaxis protein, which produces MKKIHSLSFKVPIIISSIIFITIVTLASISIWSSSRAIRKAALEGFSATVSGYSHMIDMVLHEQKLAIATYAQSGTLANGITGIDDPVLKNEALKRLKDFASVNTYAINIGLADMNGKVLFDSSNPKLVGASIAEIHKHLFSFMKANNYKFSFDNYTSISSTTGGQALLLCGGVKNSQGDFVGLVYINLDLGKVNKDFIGNLNINGRITVANRDGNIILSSDSKRIGGNLPDVYSIIKTSNEGIIESFDYEGHEGKRSAAYKNVSLMPWAVIFAKSDSEIYKEIKYTILRTVIIGPLFIILCTILIFMYIKSITKPLDELVLISREISNGDLTSTHRNIKRKDELGVLANSFFDMRDRLSDIIIKVRTSADEIRINAKELSSGSVDLSKRTEAQAASLEETASSMEQMASTIKSSADQSIEGNKMMIDSREAIQNAGEIILDTTKNIEEVYDASTKIKDITKIIEDIAFQTNILALNAAVEAARAGDMGKGFAVVASEVRNLAQTTQSSVKDITHLVDNAYEKINKATESARVSQDIFSELQGKIENTAKIMQDISSTAVEQHEGVEQVNRAVTDMDTVTQQNAALVEQASASSTSLLNQAEELVNAMSFFKV; this is translated from the coding sequence ATGAAAAAAATACATAGTTTATCATTTAAAGTACCAATTATAATAAGTTCCATCATTTTTATTACAATAGTTACATTGGCTTCTATTTCAATTTGGTCTTCATCAAGAGCTATAAGAAAAGCAGCATTAGAAGGTTTTTCTGCTACAGTTTCAGGTTATTCACATATGATAGATATGGTGCTTCATGAGCAGAAATTAGCGATAGCAACTTATGCCCAATCAGGTACATTAGCTAACGGTATAACAGGTATAGATGATCCTGTATTAAAAAATGAAGCTTTAAAGAGATTAAAAGATTTTGCTTCAGTAAATACTTATGCCATAAATATAGGATTAGCAGATATGAATGGAAAAGTTTTGTTTGATAGTTCTAATCCTAAACTTGTAGGAGCATCTATAGCAGAAATTCATAAACATTTATTTTCGTTTATGAAGGCTAATAATTATAAATTTTCTTTTGATAATTATACAAGCATATCATCTACAACAGGCGGACAGGCTTTATTACTTTGCGGAGGAGTGAAAAATTCTCAAGGAGATTTTGTAGGTTTAGTTTATATCAACTTGGATTTAGGAAAAGTAAATAAAGACTTTATAGGAAATTTAAATATTAACGGACGCATAACAGTTGCTAATAGAGATGGAAACATTATATTATCATCAGATAGTAAGCGTATAGGTGGGAATTTACCTGATGTTTACAGTATAATAAAAACATCAAATGAAGGAATAATAGAATCTTTTGATTATGAAGGTCATGAAGGCAAACGTTCTGCAGCTTATAAAAATGTTTCTTTAATGCCTTGGGCTGTTATATTTGCAAAATCAGACAGTGAAATATATAAAGAAATAAAATATACTATTCTTCGTACTGTGATAATCGGACCTCTCTTTATAATATTATGTACTATATTAATATTCATGTATATTAAGAGTATTACCAAACCTTTAGATGAATTAGTTCTTATATCAAGAGAAATTTCTAATGGAGATTTAACATCTACTCATAGAAATATAAAACGTAAAGATGAATTAGGCGTATTAGCTAACTCGTTCTTCGATATGAGAGATAGACTTTCAGATATTATTATTAAAGTAAGAACTTCAGCGGATGAAATAAGAATAAATGCTAAGGAGCTTTCTTCAGGAAGTGTTGATTTATCAAAACGTACAGAGGCGCAGGCTGCAAGTTTGGAAGAGACTGCTTCATCAATGGAACAAATGGCTTCTACAATAAAATCATCTGCAGATCAGTCAATAGAAGGTAATAAAATGATGATAGATTCAAGAGAAGCTATTCAAAATGCCGGTGAAATAATACTTGATACTACTAAAAATATAGAAGAAGTTTATGATGCCAGCACTAAAATTAAAGATATTACTAAAATAATAGAAGATATTGCTTTCCAAACTAATATACTTGCTTTGAATGCGGCAGTAGAGGCAGCAAGAGCAGGGGATATGGGTAAAGGTTTTGCGGTTGTAGCTAGTGAAGTTAGAAATTTGGCTCAAACTACTCAGTCATCAGTGAAAGATATTACTCATTTGGTAGATAATGCCTATGAAAAGATAAATAAAGCTACAGAATCTGCTAGAGTTTCTCAGGATATATTCAGCGAGCTTCAGGGAAAAATAGAAAATACAGCAAAAATAATGCAGGATATAAGCTCAACAGCAGTAGAACAGCATGAAGGTGTAGAGCAGGTTAATAGAGCAGTTACAGATATGGATACAGTAACTCAGCAGAATGCCGCTTTAGTAGAACAGGCTTCAGCTTCATCTACTTCTTTACTTAATCAGGCTGAAGAATTAGTAAATGCTATGAGCTTTTTCAAAGTTTAA
- the hisC gene encoding histidinol-phosphate transaminase, with protein sequence MKSFLSDKAKSIEPYTPGEQPKDKNYIKLNTNESPYPPSPYVKKALIESNFDDLRLYPDPNVSDLKKEIAELYNINTNNIFIGNGSDEILAFCFMAFFNRSDKIYYPNITYSFYSVYSSLFDLNEVKIPLKDDFTIDINDYKNLDSGIFIANPNAPTGLLLTLDQLEEIIINNKDNIVIIDEAYIDFAAIESAYKLTKKYDNLLVVQTFSKSRSLAGIRLGFAIGNENLIQGLKNIKYSFNSYTINRLSIIAGIEAIKDNQYFKDTVNKVINTREKTKIKLKELGFNVLDSKSNFIFISHKNIFAEDLYLKLKDKGILVRYFKSDLINNYIRVTIGTDEEMDIFVEKIKYIIKN encoded by the coding sequence ATGAAAAGTTTTCTAAGTGATAAAGCTAAATCTATAGAACCATATACTCCTGGTGAACAGCCTAAAGATAAAAATTACATAAAATTAAATACAAATGAATCTCCATATCCTCCATCTCCTTATGTGAAAAAAGCTTTAATTGAAAGCAATTTCGATGATTTAAGATTATATCCTGATCCTAATGTATCAGATTTAAAAAAAGAAATTGCTGAATTATACAATATAAATACAAATAATATTTTTATAGGAAACGGATCAGATGAAATATTAGCCTTTTGTTTTATGGCTTTCTTTAATAGAAGTGATAAAATTTATTATCCTAATATTACATACAGTTTTTATTCTGTATATTCTTCTCTTTTTGATCTAAATGAGGTAAAAATACCATTAAAAGATGATTTTACAATAGATATTAATGATTATAAAAATTTAGATTCAGGAATATTTATAGCCAATCCTAATGCTCCTACAGGACTATTACTCACTTTAGATCAGCTGGAAGAAATTATAATAAACAACAAGGATAATATAGTTATAATAGATGAAGCATATATAGATTTTGCTGCAATAGAAAGTGCTTATAAACTTACAAAAAAATATGATAATCTTCTTGTTGTACAAACCTTTTCAAAATCAAGATCATTAGCAGGAATTCGTTTGGGTTTTGCTATAGGAAATGAAAATTTGATTCAGGGGCTTAAAAATATTAAATATTCTTTTAATTCATATACTATTAACAGACTTTCCATAATAGCAGGAATTGAAGCTATAAAAGATAATCAGTATTTCAAAGATACTGTTAATAAAGTGATAAATACAAGAGAAAAAACAAAAATTAAATTAAAAGAATTAGGATTTAATGTTCTTGATTCAAAGTCTAATTTTATATTTATATCACATAAGAACATATTTGCTGAAGATCTTTATTTAAAATTAAAAGATAAAGGTATTTTAGTAAGATATTTTAAGTCTGATCTTATTAATAATTATATAAGAGTAACTATAGGAACAGATGAAGAAATGGATATATTTGTAGAAAAAATAAAATATATAATAAAAAATTAA
- a CDS encoding restriction endonuclease, whose translation MNNSTLYIIIAVIFIIILISTIIMIKNIFSKKVHKPSKNTKKKMHELRKTVSLNPKDLDSLYELALIEEEYQELSGALPKYEFLLSKRYFKDNDINEIEIYKKLEEGYDKLENKENSFKYAMMISKLEPNNIDYAVKIGNVLGQEGKYKLASEYFNKVIIAKENLSIEEARTAALSFFMIKDYKKSIIFLEALYKKILNNKETDISEIYNIEILLISLYISADELNRAITFLEQILSNKNIKEDHKMYINRIYMYILYKLSDNDKFLSKYKELKAYYKLDEAKEEYAPLIFDFAFYSYFLKDIDTSISYFKKLNSFHKLEYSVYYLDQILEYLNEVNKAFTQLTKLRNAMKLNDEKYKNENYEKYIDSELIDIWELVLSLWQGTFIKFDYITSNTTQNPENKMDIDKILAELNNASNENDNIKNTNLNEIDKIYSLNLNNFKKLCKNLIQNKLSYSIMQEYTDNVISYNYGDEVNYLAYHITKSRKDLTLISVKRWKNTEVGELIIRDFLLMVNESGAKNGILILPVRLSNSAKSYAKHNDKITVYTRSQFNSFLKSNFTN comes from the coding sequence ATGAATAATAGTACATTATATATCATAATAGCGGTAATATTTATTATTATATTAATATCTACAATCATAATGATAAAAAATATATTCAGCAAAAAAGTTCATAAACCTTCAAAAAACACAAAGAAAAAAATGCATGAATTAAGAAAAACAGTTTCTTTAAATCCTAAAGATTTAGATTCTCTATATGAATTAGCTCTCATAGAAGAAGAATATCAGGAATTATCAGGGGCATTGCCAAAATATGAGTTTTTATTAAGCAAAAGATATTTTAAAGATAATGATATAAATGAAATAGAAATATATAAAAAACTAGAAGAAGGATATGATAAACTTGAAAATAAAGAAAATAGCTTTAAATATGCTATGATGATATCTAAGTTAGAACCAAATAATATTGATTATGCTGTAAAAATAGGAAATGTTTTAGGACAGGAAGGAAAATATAAATTAGCATCTGAATATTTTAATAAAGTTATAATAGCAAAAGAAAATCTAAGCATAGAAGAAGCTAGAACAGCTGCTTTATCTTTTTTCATGATTAAAGATTATAAAAAATCTATAATATTTTTAGAAGCACTGTATAAAAAAATATTAAATAATAAAGAAACTGACATATCAGAAATTTATAATATTGAAATATTACTTATTTCTTTATACATATCAGCAGATGAACTTAATAGAGCAATAACATTTTTAGAACAAATATTGTCCAATAAGAACATAAAAGAAGATCATAAGATGTATATTAACAGGATATATATGTATATATTATATAAACTTTCTGATAATGATAAGTTTCTTTCTAAATATAAAGAATTAAAAGCATATTATAAACTAGATGAAGCAAAAGAAGAATATGCTCCATTAATATTTGATTTTGCCTTTTATTCATATTTCTTAAAAGATATAGACACTTCTATAAGCTACTTTAAAAAATTAAATTCATTTCATAAATTGGAATATAGTGTTTATTATTTGGATCAAATACTAGAGTATCTTAATGAGGTTAATAAAGCATTTACTCAATTAACTAAATTAAGAAACGCTATGAAATTAAATGATGAAAAATATAAGAATGAAAATTATGAAAAATACATAGATTCTGAATTAATAGATATTTGGGAATTAGTATTAAGTTTGTGGCAGGGTACATTTATTAAATTTGATTACATTACTTCTAATACTACTCAGAATCCAGAAAATAAAATGGATATAGATAAAATTTTGGCTGAATTAAATAATGCCTCTAATGAAAATGATAATATTAAAAATACTAATCTAAATGAAATAGATAAAATATATTCTTTAAATTTAAATAATTTTAAAAAACTATGTAAGAATTTAATTCAAAACAAATTATCGTATTCTATAATGCAGGAATATACTGATAATGTAATAAGTTATAATTACGGAGATGAAGTTAATTACTTAGCATATCATATAACAAAAAGCAGAAAAGACTTAACATTAATTTCCGTAAAAAGATGGAAAAATACTGAGGTAGGAGAACTTATAATAAGAGATTTTTTACTTATGGTAAATGAATCGGGTGCCAAAAATGGTATATTAATTCTGCCTGTAAGATTATCTAATAGTGCTAAAAGCTATGCCAAACATAATGATAAAATTACAGTTTATACAAGAAGCCAATTTAATTCATTTTTGAAAAGTAATTTTACAAACTAA
- a CDS encoding restriction endonuclease translates to MSNSTLYIIIAVIFIAILIATIIMIKNMFSKNKNIPERNTRRMMEELKKKIAENENDFDSLYKLAMLEEQYDDISSALGKYEKLIAERYFSEHNINEVEIYKKLEPAYYQLGDKEKSFKYSLLISKAEPNNIYYAIKLGTTLGKEGKYKLACEHFNKVIVSKENIDIEEAKTAALSFFMIKDYKKSIIFLEELYKKILNNKETEASEIYNLEILMISMYISADELNRAITFIEQILSNKSISEDHRLYINKMYMYTLYRLSDNERFREMFNNIKNSYNLEDAGYKYATLIFDFAFYSYFLKDIDASIRFFTRLNSFHKLEYSVYYLDQILEYLNEVNKAFTQLTKLRNSMKLNDEKYVNERYDKYIDGELIKIWEKVLDLWEGNFYNFEYINSLVEVENTIDVDKILSEYNMQKQLDDNNKQNRNTNIDSIYSLSMSNFKKLCQNIIQNKLSYSIIQEYSDNIINYEYGDDVNYLAYPTGKSRKDITLISIKRWKNTEVGELIIRDFLLMVNESGAKNGILILPVRLSNSAKSYAKHNEKITVYTRSQFNSFLKSNFVN, encoded by the coding sequence ATGAGCAATAGTACATTATACATCATAATAGCTGTAATATTCATTGCTATATTAATAGCTACAATTATAATGATAAAAAACATGTTCTCTAAAAACAAAAATATTCCTGAACGAAATACTAGAAGAATGATGGAAGAACTAAAGAAAAAGATAGCAGAAAATGAAAATGATTTTGACTCTCTTTACAAATTAGCAATGTTAGAAGAACAATACGATGATATAAGCAGTGCATTAGGAAAATATGAAAAGCTTATAGCAGAAAGATATTTTTCTGAGCATAATATAAATGAAGTAGAAATATACAAAAAATTAGAGCCGGCATACTATCAATTAGGGGATAAAGAAAAAAGCTTTAAATATTCTCTATTAATTTCAAAAGCCGAGCCTAATAATATTTATTATGCTATAAAATTGGGTACTACATTGGGAAAAGAAGGTAAATACAAACTTGCCTGCGAACATTTCAATAAAGTAATAGTATCAAAAGAAAATATAGATATAGAAGAAGCTAAAACAGCTGCTTTATCTTTTTTTATGATTAAAGATTATAAAAAATCTATAATATTTTTAGAAGAATTATATAAAAAAATATTAAATAATAAAGAAACTGAAGCTTCAGAAATTTATAATCTTGAAATATTGATGATATCTATGTACATATCAGCAGATGAACTTAATAGAGCAATAACATTTATAGAACAAATATTATCCAACAAGTCTATAAGCGAAGATCATAGATTATATATTAATAAAATGTATATGTACACATTGTATAGACTTTCTGATAATGAAAGATTTAGAGAGATGTTTAATAATATAAAAAATTCATATAATTTGGAAGATGCTGGCTATAAATATGCAACTCTTATATTTGATTTTGCTTTTTATTCATATTTCTTGAAAGATATAGATGCTTCTATAAGATTCTTCACAAGATTAAATTCTTTCCATAAATTGGAATATAGTGTTTATTATTTGGATCAAATATTAGAGTACCTTAATGAAGTTAATAAAGCATTTACTCAATTAACTAAATTAAGAAACTCTATGAAATTAAATGATGAAAAATATGTAAATGAAAGATACGATAAATATATAGACGGTGAATTAATAAAAATATGGGAAAAAGTATTAGATTTATGGGAAGGAAATTTCTATAATTTTGAATATATTAATTCTCTAGTTGAAGTTGAAAACACAATCGATGTTGATAAAATATTAAGCGAATATAATATGCAAAAACAACTAGATGATAATAATAAACAAAATAGAAATACAAATATAGATTCTATATATTCATTGAGTATGAGTAATTTTAAAAAACTTTGCCAGAATATAATTCAGAATAAATTATCATATTCTATAATACAGGAATATTCTGACAATATAATAAACTACGAATACGGCGATGATGTTAACTATTTAGCGTATCCTACTGGTAAAAGCAGAAAAGACATAACATTAATCTCTATAAAAAGATGGAAAAACACAGAGGTAGGAGAACTTATAATAAGAGACTTTTTGCTTATGGTTAATGAATCAGGGGCAAAAAATGGAATATTAATTCTTCCTGTAAGACTATCAAATAGTGCAAAAAGCTATGCAAAACATAATGAGAAGATCACAGTCTATACAAGAAGCCAATTTAATTCATTTTTGAAAAGTAATTTTGTAAATTAA